The genomic segment ATCATAGCAAGCAATACTATTTGTGTAGCAAAATTTCTATTACGCTCTTTTAATATAAAACCTGATGCATATCCTATCCATATTGCTGCGGCAGGATATATCGGTAAAACATACCATGAAATTTTCGTTTTTGAAATAGTATATAATATAAACGGAATAATCATCGACAGCCATATTATCAAATTGCAATTTATTAGTTTCCTGTCTGTAATATATCTATGCGCTATAGTCAAATATGTCATGCTAACAGCTACAAATACAAGATTCCAGTAAAAATATGACCATTGCAAATGTTCAATGTAGTAACACTTTCCTCCAATATGTCCTTCTAAAGGTCTTGATGTTCTTGCCATCAAATCAAATTCTATCATGGTCTTAAAAAAAGCTATTCCATCATTGGCATATCTCAAGATTGCCCATATAAGAATCGGAAAAGATGCACTCAATACTAATGTCAAAATTTGTTTTAATGTTAATTTAAATAAATTTTTACTAAATATTAAATATAGTATTCCTATAAAAAAGATATTACCTGCATGAAAACTTTTAGTTAAAAAAGCTGCTGAAAATGATAATCCAAATACATATATCCATTTAATACTCCTTTCCATTAAAATTAAAGACATTACCGATATTGTAAAAAATAAAACGTATATGGCATCTGCATCTCCGGTTCTTGCACAATGCTCTGTAATAAATGGTATTGTTGTTGTTAGAACAGTTGTCGCAATCAGAGATGTCAATCTCCCATATATATTCAAACTAAAAATTGCTACAAGTACTATAGTTATTATTGCTGCAAATGCAGAAAATACCCTTAGCCCCAAAGCATTAAATCCTGCAAATTTATATCCCATAGCTATTGCCCAAAAGCTTATTGGCGGTTTTAAATTCCAATAATCATTTTTATAAGCATATGTATTTACTATATAATTGCTATTTTTTATCATCTCATAAGCGCTAACACCATGTCGTGCCTCATCCCAGCTATATATAGGAATGACACCTAAATTGTAAAATATATTAAAGGAGGCAACTAACAATATAGCTATTAATATAATGTAATAACATTTTTCAACAAGCCCTATAATATTATCAATTAACTTTGTTCTAAACATGCTCATACTTTGCCTCCCTGTAATATACTTAATATTTTAATTTCATAAAATCATTTACTATATTAACCTTA from the Clostridium beijerinckii genome contains:
- a CDS encoding ArnT family glycosyltransferase; translated protein: MSMFRTKLIDNIIGLVEKCYYIILIAILLVASFNIFYNLGVIPIYSWDEARHGVSAYEMIKNSNYIVNTYAYKNDYWNLKPPISFWAIAMGYKFAGFNALGLRVFSAFAAIITIVLVAIFSLNIYGRLTSLIATTVLTTTIPFITEHCARTGDADAIYVLFFTISVMSLILMERSIKWIYVFGLSFSAAFLTKSFHAGNIFFIGILYLIFSKNLFKLTLKQILTLVLSASFPILIWAILRYANDGIAFFKTMIEFDLMARTSRPLEGHIGGKCYYIEHLQWSYFYWNLVFVAVSMTYLTIAHRYITDRKLINCNLIIWLSMIIPFILYTISKTKISWYVLPIYPAAAIWIGYASGFILKERNRNFATQIVLLAMIILSIYKSEEVIVTRISNPKEDLSQELIQEIGNLPEYRGEKIYVNHFEQSYWLDSELYADLTPLEGGIEGFLKDNEDKTLLFIKKEDLDSLGNEKDNLKAILENDEAYIFAK